Genomic segment of Proteiniborus ethanoligenes:
ATCTTTAGCAGTATAAACTTCATCCTTTATAGTCTCCCATGTGTTTTCAAAAAAACTCTGAATTTCACTAAAGGTAGTGCAGGTCTTGCGTGTAAACCAATAAACAGCATCTTTATGAAGAAATCTTTTCACATTATCAAAATCATGAGAATTTGTTGCATCTATGTATTTTTCTAATGCCTTTTTATACTCCAATAATATAACCTCCTG
This window contains:
- a CDS encoding YybH family protein, whose protein sequence is MEYKKALEKYIDATNSHDFDNVKRFLHKDAVYWFTRKTCTTFSEIQSFFENTWETIKDEVYTAKDVKWLTVDQNSATCIYTYHYQGYYNGEFVSGSGRATNIFIKDNDKEWKLIHEHLSSF